One segment of candidate division WOR-3 bacterium DNA contains the following:
- a CDS encoding corrinoid protein gives MDLAVITKAIIHFEEEKIKELVNEFLAYGVSPFEILEQGLIPGMKEVGRLFEVKEYYVPEVLLASETFYAGFNIIKPLLAETKMKKRGKIVIGVVQGDIHDIGKNIVKVMLEANGYEVIDLGKDVANERFIEVVSLESPQVLALSSLMTTTMVQMETVIKLLIKKKLRKGIKVIVGGAPVTQDYADKIGADGYAEDAIGATKLVDQLLRLDE, from the coding sequence ATGGACTTGGCAGTGATTACTAAAGCGATAATCCATTTTGAGGAAGAAAAAATCAAAGAATTGGTCAATGAATTTTTAGCCTACGGAGTAAGCCCCTTTGAAATCCTGGAACAGGGATTAATACCGGGGATGAAAGAAGTCGGTAGATTATTTGAAGTGAAGGAATACTACGTTCCTGAAGTCCTTTTGGCTTCCGAGACTTTTTATGCTGGTTTCAATATAATAAAACCTTTGCTTGCTGAAACAAAAATGAAAAAAAGGGGTAAAATTGTCATTGGCGTCGTTCAGGGTGACATTCATGATATTGGTAAAAATATTGTGAAGGTGATGCTGGAGGCGAATGGGTATGAAGTTATTGACTTAGGAAAGGATGTAGCTAACGAAAGATTTATTGAGGTCGTGTCTCTGGAATCTCCCCAGGTCCTTGCCTTATCTTCTCTGATGACTACCACCATGGTCCAGATGGAGACGGTCATCAAATTATTGATCAAAAAAAAGTTGCGGAAAGGAATAAAGGTAATTGTGGGCGGGGCACCAGTTACCCAGGATTATGCGGATAAAATCGGCGCTGATGGCTATGCCGAAGATGCAATCGGGGCCACGAAACTCGTTGACCAACTTTTAAGGCTTGATGAGTAG
- a CDS encoding ASKHA domain-containing protein — translation MPVLMSTKSPTLLTLLQKQGIFIDAACGGRGRCGRCRVLIKGVSKPPDDIEKVLIPAPLIKKGYRLACRYQTDKIPQSLKLPVPKIRRYKRRRDLGMAIDIGTTVLKGAVVDLEKGSILKVAKTYNPQQAFGGDVISRVDFANNGNYELLRRSLQRGIDALKINLGHSNPNFTVIVGNPVMISFYLGKSVKNFGQFPFEGEIRKGIYLKNPPGYIFGCIGGFVGGDTLAGLFASGLLDREKPALYIDLGTNGEIALVMEKRIYVISTAAGPAFEGVGLSSGVLAIPGAIDRVVYYKNGFKISTIGNKKPKGFCASGYIDLIAQLLKCGLLSEYGKLTKELEIAGFKITRLDIRKLQLAIGAIHTGVKFLIDYAGITSGEIKNAVITGEFGAHLTLDALKQVGMVPTTLENLQMEKDLPLRGAVKLLLNEITPEETETVREIAVHLELALQKDFQRRFLEGLFLKPWN, via the coding sequence TTGCCCGTTCTTATGAGCACTAAATCACCAACTTTATTAACGCTACTCCAGAAGCAGGGGATATTTATTGATGCAGCCTGCGGTGGCAGAGGACGATGTGGACGATGCCGGGTATTGATAAAAGGCGTTTCCAAACCACCGGATGATATTGAAAAAGTCTTAATTCCAGCGCCATTGATAAAAAAGGGTTATCGCCTTGCCTGCCGGTATCAAACAGATAAAATACCTCAATCCTTAAAACTCCCTGTCCCCAAAATTAGAAGATACAAAAGAAGGCGTGATCTCGGAATGGCAATTGATATCGGAACCACGGTACTAAAGGGTGCAGTTGTGGACCTGGAAAAAGGAAGCATTTTAAAGGTCGCGAAGACCTATAACCCCCAGCAGGCCTTCGGAGGCGATGTGATATCCAGGGTGGATTTTGCCAACAATGGTAATTATGAGTTGTTAAGAAGAAGTCTCCAGAGGGGTATCGATGCCTTAAAGATAAATCTTGGGCACTCCAATCCTAATTTCACAGTGATCGTAGGTAATCCAGTGATGATCTCTTTCTACTTGGGAAAGTCAGTGAAAAATTTTGGGCAATTCCCCTTTGAAGGGGAGATTAGAAAGGGGATATATTTAAAAAATCCACCTGGTTATATCTTCGGATGTATTGGTGGTTTCGTCGGCGGTGATACACTCGCTGGCTTGTTTGCCAGTGGATTACTCGATAGAGAAAAACCGGCACTTTATATCGACCTGGGCACGAACGGTGAAATCGCCCTGGTTATGGAGAAAAGAATCTATGTCATATCAACTGCGGCCGGACCTGCGTTTGAAGGTGTTGGATTATCGAGCGGGGTGCTTGCAATACCAGGTGCGATTGACCGAGTTGTTTATTATAAGAATGGCTTTAAGATATCAACGATTGGGAATAAAAAACCAAAGGGATTTTGTGCCTCTGGTTATATCGATCTCATAGCCCAGTTATTAAAATGCGGGCTCCTTTCCGAATACGGAAAGTTAACGAAAGAGTTAGAAATTGCTGGGTTCAAAATAACCCGTTTGGACATAAGAAAACTCCAGTTAGCGATTGGTGCCATTCATACCGGCGTAAAATTCTTGATTGACTATGCTGGAATCACATCCGGAGAAATAAAAAATGCTGTGATCACTGGTGAATTCGGCGCCCATTTAACCCTAGATGCTTTAAAACAGGTGGGGATGGTTCCAACAACTCTGGAAAATCTCCAGATGGAAAAAGACCTACCCCTGCGCGGTGCGGTAAAACTGTTATTAAATGAAATCACTCCCGAAGAAACAGAAACAGTGAGAGAAATAGCGGTACATCTGGAATTGGCACTCCAGAAAGATTTTCAGAGAAGATTTCTCGAAGGTTTGTTTTTAAAACCATGGAACTGA
- a CDS encoding 2-hydroxyacyl-CoA dehydratase family protein, producing MELIGYTCSYIPLEILSATGLKPYRLLHGEISLSQKGETQVRIDACPLIKSNLGFLLENKNRFACIIGATGCDMSRRMVEVVKTFTDIPVYIFNNPRTDNFEIYSNEVDGLVNELEQFFHRRLDKSIIEKECEKWEKIRQHLISIDAHRRTHPSALSTTTFHKIVKGYHQGKFEEIAKGVPEEISYKPRIYLLGSPISYESGPLLELIEQRLRICGDFNCGLSRGIYIRVTEKSVTGLKKAYFNQPPCIFKRPNKRYYEWVEKDIKATKSTGIIAFVLDYCDNFDFEIPQMERCLPLPILRLKSDFSFQNISQIKIRIDAFIDVLASLRGGVV from the coding sequence ATGGAACTGATCGGCTATACCTGTTCTTATATTCCTCTGGAAATTTTATCCGCTACCGGGCTAAAACCCTACCGCCTCCTTCACGGAGAGATTTCTCTATCCCAAAAAGGTGAAACCCAAGTCCGTATTGATGCCTGCCCGTTGATAAAATCAAACCTTGGCTTTCTTTTGGAAAATAAAAATAGATTTGCCTGTATCATCGGCGCCACGGGTTGCGATATGTCACGCCGAATGGTAGAAGTAGTAAAAACCTTCACCGATATTCCGGTTTATATTTTTAATAATCCGCGCACTGATAACTTTGAAATTTACAGTAATGAGGTGGATGGACTGGTGAACGAACTGGAACAGTTCTTCCATAGGCGGCTGGATAAAAGTATCATTGAAAAAGAATGTGAAAAATGGGAAAAAATCCGTCAGCACTTGATATCCATAGATGCACACCGCCGCACTCATCCCTCCGCTCTCTCCACCACGACTTTCCACAAGATTGTCAAAGGATATCACCAGGGAAAATTTGAAGAAATCGCCAAGGGGGTTCCCGAAGAGATATCATATAAACCCAGAATTTATTTACTGGGAAGCCCAATTTCCTATGAATCGGGGCCACTTTTGGAATTGATTGAACAGCGTCTTCGGATATGTGGCGATTTTAATTGTGGATTATCACGCGGGATTTATATAAGGGTAACTGAAAAAAGCGTAACAGGATTAAAGAAGGCATATTTTAATCAGCCTCCTTGCATATTTAAAAGACCGAACAAAAGGTATTACGAATGGGTAGAAAAAGATATCAAAGCCACCAAGAGCACCGGCATCATTGCCTTTGTCCTTGATTATTGTGATAATTTTGATTTTGAAATTCCTCAAATGGAAAGATGCCTTCCGCTGCCGATTCTGAGATTAAAAAGTGATTTCTCCTTCCAGAATATAAGCCAGATAAAGATACGCATTGATGCCTTCATTGATGTCCTCGCATCCTTGCGCGGGGGGGTGGTATGA
- a CDS encoding HAD family hydrolase, which produces MVFRAVIFDLDGTLLDTIRDIADSMNEVLKKLSFPIYKTEDYYYFVGEGMKALCEKVIPKKNHTSELIAECVKLMKSEYQKNWYKNTKPYPGISNLLKNLQTKNIKMAVHSNKPDEFTKLFIKRFFPDITFTAVIGESPNFPKKPAPDGALHIARIMALRPAQVIYLGDSGIDMKTAIAAGMYPVGALWGFRTAEELMDAGAKKLIRTPEELLKII; this is translated from the coding sequence ATGGTATTCAGAGCAGTCATATTTGATTTAGATGGTACCCTTCTTGATACAATAAGGGATATTGCCGATTCAATGAATGAAGTTTTAAAAAAATTGAGTTTTCCAATTTATAAAACTGAAGATTATTATTATTTTGTAGGGGAAGGGATGAAGGCATTATGTGAAAAAGTCATTCCCAAGAAAAATCATACATCAGAATTAATTGCAGAATGTGTGAAATTAATGAAATCTGAATATCAGAAAAACTGGTACAAGAATACAAAACCTTACCCAGGTATATCCAACTTGCTCAAAAATTTACAAACAAAAAACATAAAAATGGCGGTCCATTCTAATAAACCGGATGAATTTACTAAACTTTTTATTAAAAGATTCTTTCCTGATATTACATTTACAGCAGTAATCGGCGAGAGTCCTAATTTCCCAAAGAAACCTGCACCTGATGGTGCTCTCCACATTGCCCGAATTATGGCACTTAGACCCGCCCAGGTCATTTATCTTGGTGATTCAGGTATTGATATGAAGACTGCAATTGCGGCCGGAATGTATCCGGTAGGTGCTCTGTGGGGATTTAGAACTGCCGAAGAGCTTATGGATGCTGGAGCAAAAAAGTTGATAAGAACACCAGAAGAATTGCTAAAGATAATATAA
- a CDS encoding 2-hydroxyacyl-CoA dehydratase family protein, which translates to MKKIRTHAPRKIGLAAWSKQFDKIAEETIRKYKYYNNDEWGIYFSPPATFMVYGLRELKRLKFDNSLEALRMWGFVFNETERLFRAKQINKKLIATMGDLGTVPVLVMAFPDCIPFYPECLWWTPFFKESTELLDTASKLGIPEATCFSRAVAAAFYKKAYFPRPDLIIASTGASCDDYSCVMQVVENMGYEIFWVETPCRKSPDFFLSRPKPQILEKSSAGLVYSKILEEYLIKEYQRIWQVLFKLTGVNNPHRLTETIKKVNTLRRMVMEIKKLNAEAEVAPLPALELMTIEFGNLYGYADFDEWVEIVAALHQLVQKRVEKGLGVLPKDALPIAWVTPSADPFLLNLVEDLGCRVVATEYVINQSLVPIEENIEPLRALARSFINASLIGTTEERVKNIKEKITQRQIKGVLITNMLGASHCAMETRLIERLLGDVPVLAIDIPAPFGITQQIRTRIEAFVETLR; encoded by the coding sequence ATGAAAAAAATCCGCACGCACGCACCAAGAAAAATTGGCCTTGCTGCCTGGTCAAAACAATTTGATAAAATTGCTGAGGAGACAATCCGGAAATACAAATACTACAATAACGATGAATGGGGCATTTACTTCTCACCCCCTGCCACCTTCATGGTCTATGGACTGCGCGAATTGAAGCGCTTGAAATTTGACAACTCGTTGGAAGCCCTCCGGATGTGGGGGTTTGTTTTTAACGAAACCGAACGATTGTTCCGTGCAAAACAGATAAATAAAAAACTTATCGCCACGATGGGTGACCTGGGGACGGTGCCTGTTCTGGTGATGGCTTTTCCAGATTGTATCCCCTTTTATCCAGAATGTTTATGGTGGACACCATTTTTCAAAGAATCCACTGAACTATTGGATACGGCGAGCAAATTAGGTATTCCAGAAGCAACCTGCTTCTCCCGGGCCGTGGCAGCAGCATTTTATAAAAAAGCCTATTTCCCCAGGCCCGATTTAATAATTGCCTCGACCGGTGCCTCGTGTGATGACTATTCCTGCGTAATGCAGGTGGTAGAGAATATGGGGTATGAAATCTTTTGGGTTGAGACCCCCTGTCGTAAATCGCCCGATTTTTTCCTTAGCCGACCCAAACCTCAGATTCTGGAAAAATCATCTGCCGGATTGGTTTATTCAAAAATCCTTGAGGAATATTTGATAAAAGAATATCAACGCATCTGGCAGGTACTATTCAAACTCACCGGAGTGAATAATCCCCACCGCCTTACAGAAACAATAAAAAAAGTGAATACCTTGCGGCGGATGGTCATGGAGATAAAAAAATTGAATGCCGAAGCAGAAGTGGCTCCTCTTCCTGCTCTGGAATTGATGACGATTGAGTTCGGTAATCTCTACGGCTATGCGGACTTTGATGAATGGGTAGAGATTGTGGCTGCGCTCCATCAACTGGTGCAAAAGCGGGTGGAAAAGGGGCTCGGCGTATTACCCAAAGACGCCCTGCCCATTGCCTGGGTAACCCCGAGTGCCGATCCCTTTTTATTAAATCTTGTTGAGGATCTCGGCTGTCGGGTGGTCGCCACTGAATATGTAATAAACCAATCTCTCGTTCCGATTGAAGAAAACATTGAGCCATTACGGGCTTTGGCACGTTCGTTTATCAACGCCTCACTCATCGGCACTACCGAGGAGCGGGTGAAAAATATTAAAGAAAAAATTACCCAACGGCAGATTAAAGGAGTGCTGATAACTAATATGTTAGGTGCTTCGCACTGTGCGATGGAGACACGTCTCATTGAAAGACTGCTCGGTGATGTTCCAGTATTAGCGATTGATATTCCCGCACCTTTCGGCATCACCCAACAGATAAGGACAAGAATTGAAGCATTTGTTGAGACACTGCGATGA
- a CDS encoding uroporphyrinogen decarboxylase family protein translates to MSSPPYGCSKISEVIDRRRKLAVFPMVCADHCAYLQKKAFKDVATDGAKLAEVLNYGYQLYKYDMVLVFSDPYVEAEAMGCELEYSPYPHIKRVGIKPTNDRRQEIIRAAEILKRKVPVPVFVSIKGPFTLAGFISGIENFLKWLIRNPQKTYTALQKALQFQLDYLQGLLKIPVNILIGDPLASSSIISADFFEKFVWAPLRVLITEIKKKGVLVGVHICGNVRPIVNLLDQLNADILSIEDITLKTKTLKMGGVSTITLLRGTNSAIQKEIESAINLERLILSTSCDVPVNTPVENIKAMIEFARSYEH, encoded by the coding sequence ATGAGTAGCCCACCATATGGTTGTTCAAAAATAAGCGAAGTTATTGATAGAAGAAGAAAACTGGCAGTCTTCCCCATGGTCTGTGCTGACCATTGTGCCTATCTCCAGAAAAAGGCATTTAAAGATGTGGCGACCGATGGCGCAAAATTAGCGGAAGTACTTAATTACGGATATCAATTATACAAATATGATATGGTGCTCGTTTTTTCCGATCCTTATGTTGAAGCTGAGGCGATGGGCTGTGAGCTGGAGTATTCCCCCTATCCTCATATAAAAAGGGTGGGGATTAAGCCTACCAATGATCGGCGGCAAGAGATAATTAGAGCTGCCGAGATACTCAAAAGGAAGGTACCAGTTCCTGTCTTTGTTTCGATCAAAGGACCTTTTACCCTCGCAGGTTTTATTTCCGGGATAGAAAATTTTTTAAAATGGCTCATCCGTAATCCGCAGAAAACATATACTGCGCTCCAAAAAGCGCTCCAATTCCAATTAGATTACCTTCAAGGGTTATTAAAAATTCCAGTCAACATTCTCATCGGTGACCCCCTGGCATCATCAAGTATAATCTCAGCGGATTTCTTTGAAAAATTTGTCTGGGCTCCGCTCCGGGTTTTAATCACTGAGATAAAAAAGAAAGGAGTGCTGGTAGGCGTTCATATCTGCGGGAATGTTCGACCCATCGTCAATCTCCTCGACCAGCTTAATGCGGATATTCTGAGTATTGAAGATATCACTTTAAAAACCAAAACCTTGAAGATGGGGGGTGTTTCAACAATTACCCTACTCCGAGGGACAAATTCAGCAATCCAAAAAGAAATTGAGTCTGCAATAAATCTCGAGCGCTTGATTCTTTCCACATCATGTGATGTTCCCGTAAACACACCGGTCGAAAATATCAAGGCAATGATTGAATTTGCCCGTTCTTATGAGCACTAA